In one window of Hevea brasiliensis isolate MT/VB/25A 57/8 chromosome 10, ASM3005281v1, whole genome shotgun sequence DNA:
- the LOC110635321 gene encoding inorganic phosphate transporter 1-4-like has protein sequence MAKEQLQVLNALDVAKTQWYHFTAIIIAGMGFFTDSYDLFCISLVTKLLGRIYYHVDGAKNPGTLPPNVSAAVNGVAFCGTLSGQLFFGWLGDKMGRKKVYGITLILMVLCSVCSGLSFGKDPKGVMVTLCFFRFWLGFGIGGDYPLSATIMSEYANKKTRGAFIAAVFAMQGFGILGGGIFAIIVSSVFKAKFKAPAYQVDPIGSTVPQADYVWRIILMFGALPAALTYYWRMKMPETARYTALVAKDAKQAAADMSKVLQVDIEAEPQKIEKLNQETANSFGLFSKEFVRLHGLHLLGTTTTWFLLDIAFYSQNLFQKDIFSAIGWISSAKTMNAIEEVYKIARAQTLIALCSTVPGYWFTVALIDKMGRFAIQLMGFFFMTVFMFALAIPYNHWTHKDNRIGFVVMYSLTFFFSNFGPNATTFVVPAEIFPARLRSTCHGISAASGKLGAIVGAFGFLYLAQNQDKSKADAGYPAGIGVRNSLLALGVINFLGMLFTFLVPESKGKSLEQMSGENEHEHELEQEQQ, from the coding sequence ATGGCCAAGGAACAATTGCAGGTGCTTAATGCACTTGATGTGGCAAAAACACAATGGTATCATTTCACTGCAATCATTATTGCTGGGATGGGTTTCTTCACTGATTCATATGATCTCTTTTGCATATCCCTTGTCACAAAATTGCTTGGCAGAATATATTACCATGTTGATGGTGCAAAGAATCCTGGAACTTTGCCTCCCAATGTATCAGCGGCTGTTAATGGTGTGGCATTCTGTGGAACTTTATCAGGCCAACTCTTCTTTGGTTGGCTTGGTGACAAGATGGGTCGGAAAAAGGTCTATGGGATAACCCTTATACTCATGGTGTTATGTTCCGTTTGCTCAGGCCTTTCCTTTGGAAAGGACCCAAAAGGGGTTATGGTAACACTTTGCTTCTTCAGATTCTGGCTTGGGTTTGGTATTGGCGGTGACTACCCACTTTCTGCCACTATCATGTCTGAATATGCTAATAAAAAGACTCGTGGTGCCTTCATTGCAGCAGTATTTGCAATGCAAGGGTTTGGAATTTTAGGAGGAGGCATATTTGCTATAATTGTATCCTCTGTATTTAAGGCCAAGTTCAAGGCTCCCGCTTATCAAGTTGATCCAATTGGCTCAACTGTTCCCCAAGCAGATTATGTTTGGCGAATTATTCTGATGTTTGGAGCATTACCAGCAGCACTTACATACTACTGGCGTATGAAGATGCCTGAAACTGCTCGTTACACTGCTCTTGTTGCCAAGGATGCCAAGCAGGCTGCAGCTGATATGTCCAAGGTTCTGCAGGTTGATATTGAGGCAGAACCTCAGAAGATTGAGAAGTTGAATCAGGAGACAGCCAATTCTTTTGGTTTGTTTTCGAAAGAATTTGTTCGTCTTCATGGACTTCACTTGCTAGGAACAACAACGACATGGTTCTTACTTGACATTGCATTTTACAGCCAAAATCTGTTCCAGAAGGATATTTTCAGCGCCATTGGATGGATTTCATCAGCCAAGACTATGAATGCCATTGAGGAGGTTTATAAAATTGCAAGAGCACAAACACTAATTGCTTTATGCAGCACTGTCCCAGGCTACTGGTTCACAGTAGCCTTAATTGACAAAATGGGAAGATTTGCCATTCAACTGATGGGATTCTTCTTCATGACAGTGTTTATGTTTGCCCTGGCCATTCCTTATAACCATTGGACTCACAAGGACAACCGAATTGGATTTGTTGTTATGTACTCATTAACTTTCTTCTTCTCAAATTTTGGGCCTAATGCCACCACATTTGTCGTGCCAGCTGAGATTTTCCCTGCAAGGTTAAGGTCTACTTGCCATGGCATATCAGCAGCATCTGGGAAGCTTGGGGCAATAGTGGGTGCTTTTGGCTTCTTATATTTGGCTCAGAACCAGGACAAAAGCAAGGCTGATGCAGGGTACCCTGCAGGCATTGGGGTAAGGAATTCACTTCTTGCGTTAGGTGTGATCAACTTCTTAGGCATGCTTTTCACTTTCCTGGTGCCAGAATCTAAGGGGAAATCACTGGAGCAGATGTCTGGTGAGAATGAGCATGAGCATGAACTTGAACAAGAACAGCAGTAA
- the LOC110635323 gene encoding actin-depolymerizing factor: MSFRGLSRPNATSGMGVADHSINTFLELKRKKVHRYVVFKIDEKKKEVVVEKTGGPAESYEDFTASLPENDCRYAVYDFDFVTSENCQKSKIFFIAWSPSTSRIRAKMLYATSKDRFRRELDGIHYEIQATDSTEMDLEVLRDRAN, translated from the exons ATGTCATTCAGGGGACTAAGCCGg CCCAATGCAACGTCAGGGATGGGCGTTGCTGATCACAGCATAAACACATTCTTGGAACTGAAGAGGAAGAAGGTCCACCGATATGTGGTGTTTAAAATTGATGAGAAGAAGAAAgaggttgtggttgagaaaactgGTGGCCCTGCTGAGAGCTATGAGGATTTCACTGCTTCTTTGCCAGAGAATGATTGCCGATATGCTGTATATGACTTTGATTTTGTGACTTCTGAGAATTGTCAGAAGAGCAAGATCTTCTtcattgcatg GTCTCCTTCAACATCTCGAATCCGAGCCAAGATGCTCTATGCCACATCTAAAGACAGGTTCAGAAGGGAGCTGGATGGTATCCACTATGAGATTCAGGCAACTGACTCTACAGAGATGGATCTTGAAGTGCTCAGAGACCGTGCAAATTGA
- the LOC110635325 gene encoding uncharacterized protein LOC110635325 isoform X2: MDHEGQRGSSNPSAVLASLLSKRAKLHEELRNIEKQVYDMETNYLQDPSQCGNVLKGFEGFLSSSKNTALLKRSRKFQPEDRLFSLSSVTSPALSNMLFKIHLHSSFPIVRLKSKQLDEMMVDQIMV; the protein is encoded by the exons ATGGATCATGAAG GGCAACGAGGCTCTTCAAATCCCTCTGCAGTGCTCGCTTCTCTTCTTAGCAAGAGAGCCAAGCTTCACGAGGAGCTCCGAAACATTGAAAAACag GTCTATGATATGGAGACAAATTATTTACAGGATCCAAGCCAGTGTGGCAATGTATTGAAAGGTTTCGAAGGGTTCCTATCTTCATCTAAGAACACTGCACT CCTGAAGCGGTCTAGGAAGTTCCAGCCTGAAGATAGGCTCTTTTCTTTATCTTCAGTCACCTCACCAGCA TTGTCTAATATGCTATTCAAAATTCACTTGCACTCTTCTTTTCCCATTGTCAGGCTGAAGAGCAAGCAGCTGGACGAGATG ATGGTAGATCAGATTATGGTGTAG
- the LOC110635325 gene encoding uncharacterized protein LOC110635325 isoform X1: MDHEGQRGSSNPSAVLASLLSKRAKLHEELRNIEKQVYDMETNYLQDPSQCGNVLKGFEGFLSSSKNTALLKRSRKFQPEDRLFSLSSVTSPAAEEQAAGRDDGRSDYGVGRPKGGGIYANGQGKPKKGRCGPREAKRIRPSADPDFDYDDDPDLTL; encoded by the exons ATGGATCATGAAG GGCAACGAGGCTCTTCAAATCCCTCTGCAGTGCTCGCTTCTCTTCTTAGCAAGAGAGCCAAGCTTCACGAGGAGCTCCGAAACATTGAAAAACag GTCTATGATATGGAGACAAATTATTTACAGGATCCAAGCCAGTGTGGCAATGTATTGAAAGGTTTCGAAGGGTTCCTATCTTCATCTAAGAACACTGCACT CCTGAAGCGGTCTAGGAAGTTCCAGCCTGAAGATAGGCTCTTTTCTTTATCTTCAGTCACCTCACCAGCA GCTGAAGAGCAAGCAGCTGGACGAGATG ATGGTAGATCAGATTATGGTGTAGGTCGTCCAAAGGGAGGAGGAATATACGCAAATGGGCA AGGAAAACCAAAGAAGGGAAGATGTGGACCAAGAGAAGCTAAGAGAATCAGGCCTTCAGCTGATCCAGATTTTGACTATGATGATGATCCTGATTTGACACTCTGA
- the LOC110635320 gene encoding zinc finger protein ZAT9 yields the protein MDSSNYGGTASDHKNRLLLNKDFLDNSSSIATDVYYDQDQEQYNGHQEHHPEKGNLAVDSSRFAPAIINLMDYLPARSWSKTRKRTCCSCSSWLCHVDQEILETILLELKSMGITKNKNISKILPKIVSNQDKGKVEEKMQQCSTNNNKTSLGYSDSDTNDQVPTASGKKRCNELGLIKKYVKKKPKKMDIKLKSLSELVDRKGSYICKECNEVFDDYHALGGHTAAHNRNKILENAPLGELGTGRGGKRRDTSLAEPAVDDRGNKYVCNLCSRRFSTGQALGGHKSYHRKMARVEAQKGSGEVTSSVENVSKIDLNAPPRRDV from the coding sequence ATGGATTCATCCAATTATGGAGGTACTGCATCAGATCACAAGAACCGGCTACTGCTTAACAAAGACTTCTTGGATAATAGCTCTTCGATTGCCACCGACGTTTATTACGATCAAGATCAAGAACAATATAATGGTCATCAAGAACATCATCCTGAAAAGGGTAATTTGGCTGTTGATTCTAGCCGCTTTGCACCTGCTATCATCAATCTCATGGACTATCTCCCTGCTAGAAGTTGGTCCAAAACGCGGAAGAGAACTTGCTGTTCTTGCTCTTCTTGGTTGTGTCATGTCGATCAAGAGATTCTTGAAACAATCCTGTTAGAACTGAAATCTATGGGTATTACCAAAAACAAGAACATATCAAAGATTTTGCCAAAGATAGTAAGCAACCAGGATAAGGGAAAGGTTGAAGAGAAGATGCAGCAGTGTTCAACAAATAATAACAAGACTAGCTTGGGGTATTCGGATTCGGATACCAATGACCAAGTTCCTACTGCCAGTGGCAAGAAGAGGTGTAATGAATTGGGATTGATTAAGAAGTACGTGAAGAAGAAACCGAAGAAGATGGATATCAAGTTAAAAAGCCTGTCAGAATTGGTTGATCGAAAGGGTTCTTATATTTGCAAGGAATGCAACGAGGTGTTTGATGATTACCATGCACTTGGTGGCCATACAGCAGCTCACAACAGGAACAAAATTCTAGAGAATGCACCATTGGGGGAATTAGGGACTGGAAGAGGAGGAAAGAGAAGAGATACAAGCTTGGCAGAACCAGCGGTTGATGATAGAGGAAACAAATATGTGTGCAATCTGTGCTCAAGGAGGTTTTCAACAGGGCAGGCGCTTGGAGGCCACAAAAGCTATCACCGGAAGATGGCCCGTGTTGAAGCTCAGAAGGGCTCTGGCGAAGTGACATCCTCTGTAGAAAATGTTtctaaaattgatttgaatgcCCCCCCAAGACGAGATGTTTAG
- the LOC110635326 gene encoding protein root UVB sensitive 2, chloroplastic gives MNLLKNIKMQKKEPDAPPQVPVYWMEASDSVSRHFQFEPDGQLSMKVVNDSRSILLRIVESFVNKFFPSGYPYSVNEGYLRYTQFRALQHFSSAALSVLSTQSLLFAAGLRPTPAQSTAVSWVLRDGMQHMGKLICSNLGARMDSEPKRWRILADVLYDLGTGLEVLSPLCPHLFLEVAGLGNFAKGMAVVAARATRLPIYSSFAKEGNLSDLCAKGEAISTLFNVVGMGAGIQLASTICSSMQGKMVVGPILSIVHVYSVVEEMRAAPVNTLNPQRTAMVVADFVKRGKVSSPADLRYHEDLIFPGRLVEDAGNVKVGRALHEVFTPTKLHEVKDIFPEEKFLLNRGNKWTDMVLEQNASGEDALRGWLVAAYAASMEKSSHESSNVVLQDAYLTMNSTVDSFLSELQAKGWHTDRFLDGAGSRYAW, from the exons ATGAACTTACTG AAAAACATTAAGATGCAGAAGAAGGAGCCTGATGCACCACCTCAAGTGCCTGTATACTGGATGGAAGCCTCCGATTCTGTCTCCCGCCACTTCCAGTTTGAGCCAGATGGTCAACTCTCT ATGAAGGTAGTTAATGATTCAAGATCAATACTTCTTCGGATAGTTGAATCCTTTGTGAATAAATTTTTTCCCTCTGGATATCCATACAG TGTGAATGAGGGATACCTTAGATACACACAGTTTAGGGCGCTGCAGCACTTCTCCAGTGCAGCATTGTCTGTGCTGTCAACTCAG TCACTGCTATTTGCTGCAGGCTTGCGTCCTACACCTGCACAATCAACAGCTGTAAGCTGG GTATTGAGGGATGGGATGCAGCATATGGGAAAGCTAATATGTAGCAATTTGGGTGCTAGAATGGATTCAGAACCAAAACGTTGGAGAATACTGG CTGATGTGCTCTATGATTTGGGAACTGGCTTAGAAGTTCTTTCTCCCTTATGTCCTCATCTTTTCCTTGAGGTGGCTGGCCTTGGTAATTTTGCAAAG GGGATGGCAGTAGTTGCAGCTAGAGCAACAAGGCTACCAATATATTCATCATTTGCTAAAGAAGGCAATCTTAGTGACCTATGTGCTAAAGGGGAGGCCATTTCAACACTTTTCAATGTTGTTGGAATGGGAGCAGGAATTCAATTAGCATCTACTATTTGTTCATCAATGCAGGGGAAG ATGGTTGTTGGCCCTATTCTTTCTATTGTGCATGTTTATAGTGTCGTTGAAGAAATGCGAGCTGCCCCTGTCAATACACTAAATCCTCAGAGGACAGCAATGGTTGTAGCTGATTTTGTGAAG AGAGGAAAGGTATCAAGTCCTGCTGATCTAAGATACCATGAAGATCTCATATTTCCCGGAAGACTTGTAGAGGATGCTGGCAATGTAAAAGTGGGACGGGCTTTGCACGAAGTTTTTACGCCTACAAAACTTCACGAAGTAAAAGATATATTCCCAGAGGAGAAGTTTCTTTTGAATCGTGGGAATAAATGGACTGACATGGTACTAGAGCAAAATGCCTCAGGTGAAGATGCATTGAGGGGATGGCTGGTTGCTGCATATGCTGCAAGCATGGAGAAGTCTTCCCATGAGTCTAGCAATGTTGTCCTGCAAGATGCTTATTTGACAATGAATAGCACTGTTGATTCGTTCTTGTCTGAACTCCAGGCCAAAGGGTGGCATACCGATCGCTTTTTGGATGGAGCAGGTAGCCGTTATGCATGGTAG